In Limnohabitans sp. INBF002, one genomic interval encodes:
- the groES gene encoding co-chaperone GroES — protein MKLRPLGDRVIVKRIESETKTASGIVIPDSAAEKPDQGEVVAVGPGKTNDKGETKALTVKVGDRVLFGKYSGQTVKVAGDELLVMKEEDLFAVVE, from the coding sequence ATGAAACTTCGTCCTCTCGGCGACCGCGTGATCGTTAAACGTATCGAAAGCGAAACCAAAACCGCCTCTGGCATCGTCATCCCTGATTCAGCTGCTGAAAAGCCTGATCAAGGTGAAGTTGTGGCCGTCGGCCCAGGCAAGACCAATGACAAAGGCGAGACCAAAGCTCTGACAGTGAAAGTCGGCGACCGCGTGTTGTTCGGCAAATACAGCGGCCAAACCGTCAAGGTGGCTGGCGACGAACTGTTGGTCATGAAAGAAGAAGACCTGTTCGCCGTTGTCGAATAA
- the groL gene encoding chaperonin GroEL (60 kDa chaperone family; promotes refolding of misfolded polypeptides especially under stressful conditions; forms two stacked rings of heptamers to form a barrel-shaped 14mer; ends can be capped by GroES; misfolded proteins enter the barrel where they are refolded when GroES binds), which produces MAAKDVIFGGEARARMVEGVNILANAVKVTLGPKGRNVVLERSFGAPTVTKDGVSVAKEIELKDKLQNMGAQMVKEVASKTSDNAGDGTTTATVLAQAIVREGMKYVAAGMNPMDLKRGIDKAVAALIEELKKATKATTTTKEIAQVGSISANSDYSIGEIIANAMEKVGKEGVITVEDGKSLNNELDVVEGMQFDRGYLSPYFINSPEKQAALLDNPFVLLFDKKISNIRDLLPTLEAVAKAGRPLLIIAEEVEGEALATLVVNTIRGILKVVAVKAPGFGDRRKAMLEDIAILTGGKVIAEEVGLTLEKVTLADLGQAKRIEVGKENTIIIDGAGAAADIEARVKQVRVQIEEATSDYDREKLQERVAKLAGGVAVIKVGAATEVEMKEKKARVEDALHATRAAVEEGIVAGGGVALLRARQTAGTIKGDNADQDAGIKLVLKAIEAPLREIVYNAGGEPSVVVNAVLAGKGNYGFNAANDTYGDMIEMGILDPTKVTRTALQNAASVASLMLTTECMVSEAPKDEAGGGMPDMGGMGGMGGMGGMGM; this is translated from the coding sequence ATGGCAGCAAAAGACGTAATTTTCGGCGGCGAAGCCCGCGCACGCATGGTTGAAGGCGTGAACATTTTGGCCAACGCGGTCAAAGTGACTTTGGGCCCTAAGGGTCGTAACGTGGTGTTGGAGCGCTCGTTCGGCGCCCCTACCGTGACCAAAGACGGCGTGTCTGTGGCCAAGGAAATCGAACTCAAAGACAAGTTGCAAAACATGGGCGCTCAGATGGTCAAGGAAGTTGCTTCCAAGACGTCTGACAACGCTGGCGACGGTACGACTACCGCCACCGTGTTGGCTCAAGCCATCGTGCGCGAAGGCATGAAGTACGTTGCCGCTGGCATGAACCCCATGGACTTGAAGCGCGGCATCGACAAAGCTGTTGCAGCTTTGATCGAAGAGTTGAAGAAAGCCACCAAGGCCACCACAACCACCAAAGAAATCGCGCAAGTCGGTTCTATCTCTGCCAACAGCGACTACAGCATTGGTGAAATCATCGCCAACGCCATGGAAAAAGTGGGCAAAGAAGGCGTGATCACTGTGGAAGACGGCAAGTCTTTGAACAACGAACTCGACGTTGTGGAAGGCATGCAATTCGACCGCGGCTACCTGTCTCCTTACTTCATCAACAGCCCAGAGAAGCAAGCTGCTTTGTTGGACAACCCCTTCGTGTTGTTGTTCGACAAGAAGATCAGCAACATCCGCGACTTGTTGCCCACACTGGAAGCCGTTGCAAAAGCTGGCCGTCCTTTGTTGATCATTGCTGAAGAAGTTGAAGGCGAAGCCTTGGCAACTTTGGTGGTCAACACCATCCGTGGCATCTTGAAGGTTGTGGCTGTGAAGGCTCCAGGCTTTGGCGATCGTCGCAAAGCCATGTTGGAAGACATCGCTATCTTGACCGGCGGCAAAGTGATTGCCGAAGAAGTTGGCTTGACCCTCGAAAAAGTGACTTTGGCTGACCTTGGCCAAGCCAAGCGCATCGAAGTGGGCAAAGAAAACACCATCATCATCGACGGCGCTGGTGCAGCTGCTGACATCGAAGCCCGCGTCAAACAAGTGCGCGTGCAAATCGAAGAAGCGACTTCTGACTACGACCGCGAGAAGCTGCAAGAGCGCGTGGCCAAGTTGGCTGGCGGTGTTGCCGTGATCAAGGTTGGCGCTGCCACCGAAGTCGAAATGAAAGAAAAGAAAGCCCGCGTGGAAGACGCCCTGCACGCCACGCGCGCTGCTGTGGAAGAAGGCATCGTGGCTGGCGGCGGCGTGGCATTGCTGCGCGCACGTCAAACCGCTGGCACCATCAAAGGTGACAACGCTGACCAAGACGCCGGTATCAAACTGGTGTTGAAAGCCATCGAAGCCCCATTGCGCGAAATCGTTTACAACGCGGGTGGCGAACCATCTGTGGTGGTGAACGCTGTGTTGGCTGGCAAAGGCAACTACGGCTTCAACGCTGCCAACGACACCTACGGCGACATGATCGAAATGGGTATCTTGGACCCCACCAAAGTGACACGCACTGCTTTGCAAAACGCAGCGTCTGTGGCCTCTTTGATGTTGACCACTGAGTGCATGGTGTCAGAAGCTCCAAAAGACGAAGCCGGCGGCGGCATGCCTGACATGGGTGGCATGGGCGGTATGGGTGGTATGGGCGGCATGGGCATGTAA
- a CDS encoding DUF2145 domain-containing protein — protein sequence MKFTRITLSICCALLLSVSAMAQGFSVSSSAPSQVAHFKPEQIRAFAQKVERTLADTGARVAIIARMGRPASELPEGMHFTHVAFAVRGEKSVGYAIQNLYQLDDHPDVSALVQDVPVEFFKGVVTLESGLIIPSPVLQDKLLKVIASPTYQQLHQRDYSVIANPYTLGRQNCTEFVLDVLNAAIYQTSDIQAIKAYEKAHFVAQPVHVNAFKLMLGAMLDAEVSLSDHRGLPVTATFERLADYLQTYDTGAVVKRVYSD from the coding sequence ATGAAATTCACACGCATCACCCTTTCAATTTGCTGCGCATTGCTGTTGTCTGTGTCTGCCATGGCACAAGGGTTCAGCGTCAGCAGTTCAGCGCCGTCCCAGGTCGCGCACTTCAAGCCCGAACAAATTCGCGCGTTTGCACAAAAGGTCGAGCGCACGCTGGCTGACACGGGCGCGCGCGTTGCCATCATTGCCAGGATGGGGCGGCCGGCTTCTGAGCTGCCAGAAGGCATGCACTTCACGCATGTGGCGTTTGCCGTTCGTGGTGAGAAGTCGGTGGGCTATGCCATCCAAAACTTGTACCAGCTCGACGATCACCCCGATGTGAGCGCCCTTGTGCAAGATGTGCCTGTTGAGTTTTTCAAAGGCGTGGTCACGCTGGAGTCTGGCTTGATCATTCCTTCACCCGTGTTGCAAGACAAATTACTCAAGGTGATTGCCTCGCCGACTTACCAGCAGTTGCATCAGCGCGACTATTCGGTCATTGCCAACCCCTACACCCTGGGGCGGCAAAACTGCACGGAGTTTGTGTTGGATGTGCTGAATGCGGCGATCTACCAAACCAGTGACATTCAGGCGATCAAAGCCTACGAAAAAGCCCATTTCGTCGCGCAACCTGTGCATGTGAACGCATTCAAGCTCATGCTGGGGGCTATGTTGGATGCGGAAGTGTCGCTGTCGGACCACCGCGGTCTGCCCGTGACCGCCACTTTCGAGCGCCTTGCCGACTACCTACAAACGTACGACACGGGCGCGGTGGTCAAAAGGGTCTATTCGGACTGA